The Vitis vinifera cultivar Pinot Noir 40024 chromosome 12, ASM3070453v1 genome has a segment encoding these proteins:
- the LOC100855331 gene encoding uncharacterized protein LOC100855331 — MPFVYIYKYFLLLQLLTTCMSSLLLTHQYHLIVTLSASIVGWECFLGHGLMSVLMHLGKQSFKRIRVWLTWRKWPVIDTGPGTLSNSPGCSLCDTPSKGCYKRY, encoded by the exons ATGccttttgtttatatatataaatattttttgttgcTTCAACTTCTAACAACCTGTATGAGCTCTCTCTTGTTGACACACCAGTACCACCTCATTGTCACACTATCAGCTTCAATAG TTGGTTGGGAATGCTTCCTGGGACATGGGCTTATGTCAGTGCTGATGCATTTGGGCAAGCAATCATT CAAGAGAATCAGAGTTTGGCTTACCTGGAGGAAATGGCCAGTTATTGACACTGGGCCTGGGACTCTTAGCAACAGCCCTGGCTGCAGCTTATGTGACACGCCTAGCAAAG
- the LOC100852459 gene encoding disease resistance protein At4g27190 isoform X1, translated as MKEDLIETLDEGEKIVQHLVNALLLESFQNGESIRMRKEIRKELVNFYEAEMNPILLVELDGRGLMEAPKNETWEEANEMHLMNNKISKLLDNPNCPKLIALFLQGNHHLRVISPSFFQCMPILQILDLSQTKIKSLPQSLFKLVQLRKFILRSCELFSELPAEVGEFCHLEVLDLEGTEIINLPVAIGKLTNLTCLKVSFYPQANGNRKNNLSNRIIPQNVISSLLQLEELSIDVNPEDERWNATIKDIVEEVCCLNRLHFLKLHLPEVFLLKDLRNGSSLINLSRMHFRFIVGNHLKRIISRLPHKSAIKFEEQESCLKYVNGKGIPIEIKEVLQHATTFFLDRHLNATSLSEFGIENMKNLKCCVLQECSEIETIVDANYPGNDIILESLEYLSLHYMKNLRSIWKGPHSWLSSLGFLKVLALYSCPNLTNIFTLDLVERLDNLEELVVEDCPEINTIMLPADQQNWRKRYLPNLEKISLHYLPKLVSIFGNVPIAPSLEWLSFYDCPSLKILFPEEVSSHNLQAIIGEADWWSALNESERFQLQNLGAIFFPIERDIDLRTQLAEINDQLQAQMQETEPSEQSGLDDSLENPAVEVETSSKQKQVA; from the exons ATGAAGGAAGACTTAATCGAAACACTCGATGAAGGAGAAAAGATTGTTCAACATCTTGTCAATGCCCTCTTGTTGGAAAGCTTTCAAAATGGAGAGTCAATCCGAATGCGAAAAGAAATTCGTAAGGAGTTAGTGAATTTTTATGAAGCTGAAATGAATCCAATACTACTTGTTGAATTAGATGGAAGAGGACTCATGGAGGCACCAAAAAATGAGACATGGGAGGAAGCTAATGAGATgcatttgatgaataataaaatatccaagCTATTGGATAATCCGAATTGCCCTAAACTCATCGCATTGTTCTTACAAGGTAACCATCATCTGAGAGTTATTTCTCCATCTTTTTTCCAATGCATGCCTATCCTCCAAATCCTAGACTTATcccaaactaaaataaaatctttaccACAATCTCTTTTTAAGTTGGTTCAACTCCGAAAATTCATTTTAAGAAGCTGTGAACTATTCTCGGAGTTGCCAGCTGAAGTTGGAGAATTCTGTCATCTTGAGGTACTTGATCTTGAAGGGACTGAAATCATAAATTTACCTGTTGCTATTGGGAAACTGACAAATTTGACATGCTTGAAAGTGTCATTTTATCCCCAAGCTAATGGCAATAGAAAAAACAATCTGTCTAATAGAATCATTCCCCAAAATGTGATATCCAGCTTGCTTCAATTAGAAGAGTTAAGCATAGATGTGAATCCAGAGGATGAGAGGTGGAATGCGACCATTAAAGATATTGTAGAGGAAGTTTGTTGCTTAAATCGGTTGCATTTTCTTAAACTTCACTTGCCAGAAGTTTTTCTTTTGAAGGATTTGAGAAATGGATCATCATTGATAAACCTGTCACGGATGCACTTTAGATTTATTGTTGGCAATCATCTGAAGCGCATAATATCCCGGTTACCACATAAATCtgcaattaaatttgaagaacaAGAAAGTTGTTTGAAGTATGTGAACGGTAAAGGCATTCCAATTGAAATTAAGGAGGTACTCCAACATGCTACTACATTTTTCCTGGATCGTCATTTAAATGCAACCAGTTTGTCTGAATTTGGgattgaaaatatgaagaatttaaaatgttGTGTATTACAGGAATGTAGTGAGATTGAAACCATTGTTGATGCAAATTATCCTGGTAACGATATTATACTTGAATCACTAGAGTACTTGAGTCTTCATTATATGAAGAACTTAAGGAGCATCTGGAAAGGTCCACATAGTTGGTTGAGTTCTCTAGGCTTTCTAAAAGTTTTGGCATTGTATTCCTGCCCCAATTTGACTAACATTTTTACTTTGGATTTGGTTGAAAGGCTTGACAACTTAGAGGAGCTTGTGGTTGAAGACTGCCCGGAAATCAACACCATAATGTTGCCTGCTGATCAACAAAATTGGAGGAAAAGGTACCTACCAAATTTGGAGAAGATATCACTTCATTACTTGCCTAAATTGGTCAGCATTTTCGGAAATGTACCGATTGCACCAAGCTTGGAATGGCTAAGCTTCTATGATTGCCCGAGCCTCAAAATTCTCTTCCCGGAGGAAGTTAGCAGTCATAATTTACAGGCGATAATAGGGGAGGCAGACTGGTGGAGTGCATTGAATGAATCAGAACGATTTCAGCTACAAAATCTGGGTGCTATCTTTTTTCCAATTGAAAGGGACATAGATTTGAGGACACAGTTAGCAGAAATCAATGATCAACTTCAAGCTCAGATGCAAGAAACAGAGCCCTCTGAACAGTCAG GTCTTGATGACTCCCTGGAGAACCCTGCAGTTGAGGTCGAAACAAGCTCAAAGCAGAAGCAAGTTGCTTAG
- the LOC100852459 gene encoding disease resistance protein At4g27190 isoform X2: MEPKKSETSQDLAGKSEIGLKSGPLAGKSEIGLKSGHLTGKSEIGFLAGKSKNIGTFEIASKPEAFTRTVFRLTGMARPKIIAELEELNRKKDVVCLILSYPPFNSRNIETHRGWIRDVLEITHEVRKKNYEVSVSDLFMKYDVSVSDLSSKITGLLHHSIHDIEAHVPSHILVEMCEEESPRYPTPKMAMLDLCIDDFMIRQILQNIQISEIRSILISEVNDKTFPRRLKNLPPIRQMFDLVIQVNVKSCMTVKHLEDRIIEELGFSKSSKGEAEQLLRSQNFLILLDDFHALRINLHDLGNGWWNSDNTQKIVLMGYSNFLTVPVADLEIRRNHHLLSWKLFCENAGEVMSSIQQLAVHLLRQCSGHLLATVLLARALKDVKNVRIWLHASRVIGCLPTSHAEDRILFNALAFVLEHLGSTNKCVKYCASHLEMEGNIQSGFA, encoded by the exons ATGGAGCCGAAGAAGAGCGAAACCTCCCAAGACTTAGCAGGGAAGAGTGAGATTGGTTTGAAATCAGGACCCTTGGCAGGGAAGAGTGAGATTGGTTTGAAATCAGGACACTTGACAGGGAAGAGTGAGATTGGTTTCTTGGCAGGGAAGAGTAAGAATATTGGTACCTTTGAGATTGCTTCGAAACCAGAAGCCTTCACAAGGACTGTGTTTCGTTTGACAGGGATGGCTAGGCCTAA AATCATAGCCGAACTTGAGGAATTGAACAGGAAGAAGGATGTTGTGTGCCTTATTTTATCATATCCTCCTTTCAACTCCCGGAACATTGAAACACACAGAGGCTGGATTCGAGATGTTTTGGAGATTACTCAcgaagtaagaaaaaaaaattacgaaGTGAGTGTTTCAGACCTCTTCATGAAGTACGATGTGAGTGTTTCAGACCTCTCTTCTAAAATCACTGGATTGCTTCATCATTCCATCCATGATATCGAAGCTCATGTTCCATCACACATCCTTGTGGAGATGTGTGAGGAGGAGTCTCCACGATATCCAACACCGAAGATGGCAATGCTGGATTTGTGTATTGATGATTTTATGATTcgccaaattttacaaaatatacaaatttccGAAATTCGGAGTATTTTGATTTCAGAAGTAAATGATAAAACCTTTCCGCGCAGACTGAAGAATCTTCCACCAATAAGGCAAATGTTTGATCTCGTCATTCAAGTTAATGTCAAGTCTTGTATGACAGTTAAACATTTGGAGGATAGAATCATAGAAGAATTGGGTTTCTCAAAATCTAGCAAAGGGGAAGCAGAGCAATTATTGAGAAGTCAAAATTTCTTAATCCTTCTTGATGACTTCCATGCACTGAGAATAAATTTGCATGACCTGGGGAATGGGTGGTGGAACTCAGACAACACTCAAAAGATAGTTCTGATGGGCTATTCTAATTTTCTAACCGTGCCAGTGGCGGATCTGGAGATTAGGCGGAACCATCATCTATTAtcatggaaattattttgtgagaATGCTGGTGAAGTTATGTCGAGTATCCAACAACTAGCTGTGCATCTGTTGAGACAATGCTCGGGTCATTTACTAGCCACTGTTCTACTGGCAAGAGCCTTAAAAGATGTCAAGAATGTTCGCATCTGGCTGCATGCATCTCGGGTAATAGGCTGTCTACCAACATCACACGCTGAAGATAGAATTTTGTTTAATGCATTAGCGTTCGTTCTGGAGCATTTAGGTTCTACAAATAAATGTGTAAAATATTGTGCATCTCACCTAGAGATGGAAGGGAACATACAAAGTGGATTTGCTTGA